Proteins encoded within one genomic window of Nitrospina gracilis 3/211:
- the rplS gene encoding 50S ribosomal protein L19 — translation MNLVQQIEKQEMKQDAPQIRIGDTVRAHIRIVEGNKERVQVVEGVVIKMRGSANRKTITVRKVSFGVGVERIFPLHSPRLEKVEVVKHARVRRAKLYYLRELRGKAARLKEIKVQSTKKTGRVRKKRAKAAAKKAAAQG, via the coding sequence ATGAATCTGGTGCAACAGATCGAAAAACAGGAAATGAAGCAGGATGCGCCCCAGATCCGCATCGGCGACACCGTGCGCGCCCACATCCGCATTGTCGAGGGCAACAAGGAACGCGTTCAGGTGGTGGAAGGTGTGGTCATCAAGATGCGCGGTTCCGCCAACCGCAAGACCATCACCGTACGCAAGGTGTCCTTCGGCGTCGGGGTCGAGAGGATTTTCCCCCTGCATTCGCCGCGGCTGGAAAAAGTTGAGGTCGTCAAACACGCCCGCGTTCGCCGCGCCAAGCTGTATTACCTGCGCGAGCTGCGTGGCAAGGCGGCACGCCTGAAAGAAATCAAGGTGCAGTCCACCAAGAAGACTGGACGCGTGCGCAAGAAGCGGGCCAAAGCCGCCGCCAAGAAAGCGGCCGCACAGGGCTGA
- a CDS encoding ABC transporter permease — protein MREAVYFKNLFGPLIVRPLWRDPFRFFITTVGVALGVAVFLSIQLANRQTLSSFTETVDLVLGRANAVVHADGVPFDEKVFKNLLPLRDTIKAYPVIEGYGVETQSGEVVEILGTDLLQDSGIRDFSLKTADDTLQGLLPLIMDPRGIVIPETFIPDQNFQPGDAIEFAINGQPVTLRVTGVLENKGIAKAFKGNVALMDIAAAQSVFGKIGQLDRIDIRFLKDNNFDRMQAEIKQVLPDFLRVDRPQHRGKQVEKMLRAFQYNLTALSFVALLVGLYLIYNMISLSVVRRRTEIGTLRALGASPYWIAAIFILEAGVIGAIGSAFGVAIGYFLAKFSLQAITLTVQNLYVSANVADFDFHWSEGFPYFVLGVVLSLCSALLPAYDAATTHPTQVMRRGSYDLKVFRGNRRLTYLGLACLAWALACVPLPAVGGFPWLGFAAVFFIILGMSFLSPGALVVLRNLSHNLCKRWFGGEGLLASLNLTQNVGRNAIAVSSLAIAFMMVISMSIMVHSFRQTVTVWIDQTLKADLFVRAAGGKHIDYQYTLPLAPVAELKQLEGVKAVDAFRALHITYENQPAILGSGDFSVLSRHGNLVIKDGPPAKKLADFMVGADRAIVSEPFAYKHKVDVGDRVKIATPNGTMNLEIVAVYYDYSQERGYVIVDRRTFLKYYNDPTVNSFVVYLEDRAHLPTVRKAILNTIGSSHQVIVRSYGELKEEVLNIFDRTFAITYSLEVIGIGVALLGLFNTLVSLIIERRRELAVLRFIGAFPEQLRKMVLIEAGLLGWIGSLMGLAAGIVVSYILIFVINKQSFGWTIQVFHPVAFMAGATLFFGVVAAVAGLYPARMAMRQDPRESIRVE, from the coding sequence ATGCGCGAAGCGGTGTATTTCAAAAACCTGTTCGGCCCGCTCATCGTGCGTCCGTTGTGGCGCGATCCATTCCGCTTCTTCATCACCACCGTAGGCGTGGCGCTGGGCGTCGCGGTGTTTTTGAGCATCCAGCTCGCCAACCGGCAGACCTTGAGTTCGTTCACCGAAACAGTGGACCTGGTACTTGGCCGCGCCAACGCGGTGGTGCATGCCGACGGCGTTCCTTTCGACGAGAAGGTTTTCAAAAACCTGCTTCCACTACGCGATACCATCAAGGCGTACCCCGTGATCGAGGGGTATGGGGTGGAGACACAAAGCGGGGAAGTGGTGGAAATCCTCGGCACGGACCTGTTGCAGGACAGCGGCATCCGCGACTTTTCTCTCAAGACCGCGGATGACACCTTGCAGGGCCTGCTACCGCTCATCATGGATCCACGCGGCATCGTCATACCGGAGACGTTCATTCCCGACCAGAATTTTCAACCGGGTGATGCCATCGAGTTTGCCATCAACGGTCAACCCGTCACCCTGCGTGTCACGGGGGTCCTGGAGAACAAGGGCATCGCCAAAGCGTTCAAGGGCAATGTGGCGTTGATGGACATCGCCGCCGCGCAGTCCGTGTTTGGCAAAATTGGACAGCTTGACCGCATCGACATCCGATTCCTCAAAGACAATAATTTCGACCGCATGCAGGCGGAGATAAAGCAGGTGCTTCCTGATTTCCTGCGCGTGGACCGTCCACAACACCGGGGCAAACAGGTGGAGAAGATGTTGCGCGCGTTTCAGTACAACCTCACTGCGCTCAGTTTCGTCGCTTTGCTTGTCGGACTGTACCTCATCTACAACATGATCTCGCTTTCGGTGGTGCGCCGTCGGACGGAGATCGGCACCCTGCGCGCGCTTGGCGCGTCGCCGTACTGGATCGCTGCCATCTTCATCCTGGAGGCGGGGGTGATCGGAGCCATCGGTTCGGCTTTCGGCGTCGCCATCGGTTATTTCCTGGCGAAGTTTTCTTTGCAGGCGATCACCCTTACGGTGCAGAACCTGTACGTGTCCGCCAACGTGGCGGACTTCGATTTTCACTGGAGTGAGGGCTTTCCCTATTTCGTGCTGGGGGTGGTCCTGTCGTTGTGCTCGGCATTGCTTCCCGCATACGATGCGGCGACCACCCACCCGACGCAGGTGATGCGCCGAGGCAGTTACGATCTGAAAGTCTTTCGCGGCAACCGCAGGCTGACTTACCTGGGGCTGGCGTGTCTAGCCTGGGCGCTGGCGTGCGTACCGCTACCTGCCGTCGGCGGTTTTCCATGGCTGGGGTTCGCTGCGGTGTTCTTCATCATTCTCGGCATGTCGTTTCTGTCTCCCGGTGCGCTGGTGGTCCTGCGCAACCTGTCGCACAACCTGTGCAAACGCTGGTTCGGCGGGGAGGGCCTGCTGGCCAGCCTCAATCTCACGCAGAACGTGGGACGCAACGCCATCGCCGTGTCGTCGCTTGCCATTGCCTTCATGATGGTCATCAGCATGTCGATCATGGTGCACAGTTTCCGCCAGACGGTGACGGTGTGGATCGACCAGACGCTGAAAGCCGACTTGTTCGTGCGCGCGGCGGGAGGCAAACACATTGATTACCAGTACACATTGCCTCTGGCACCGGTGGCCGAACTCAAACAACTCGAAGGTGTGAAGGCGGTGGACGCTTTCCGCGCCCTGCACATCACTTATGAAAACCAACCGGCGATTCTGGGGTCGGGTGATTTCTCCGTGTTGTCGCGCCATGGCAACCTCGTCATCAAGGACGGCCCTCCCGCAAAAAAACTTGCCGACTTCATGGTCGGGGCCGACCGCGCCATTGTCTCCGAACCGTTTGCCTACAAGCACAAGGTGGACGTGGGTGACCGGGTGAAGATCGCAACACCCAACGGCACGATGAATCTGGAGATCGTTGCGGTCTATTACGACTACTCGCAGGAGCGCGGTTACGTCATCGTGGACCGGCGCACGTTCTTGAAATATTACAACGACCCGACCGTAAACAGCTTCGTCGTATACCTGGAAGACCGGGCGCACCTGCCCACGGTGCGCAAGGCGATCCTCAATACCATTGGTTCGTCGCACCAGGTCATTGTCCGCTCCTATGGTGAATTGAAAGAAGAAGTGCTGAACATTTTCGACAGGACTTTCGCGATCACCTACTCGCTGGAGGTCATCGGCATCGGCGTGGCGCTCCTGGGCCTGTTCAACACGCTGGTGTCACTCATCATCGAACGCCGCCGGGAGCTGGCCGTGTTACGATTCATCGGCGCGTTTCCGGAACAATTGCGCAAGATGGTTCTGATCGAGGCGGGACTGCTGGGTTGGATCGGATCGCTGATGGGGCTCGCCGCGGGAATCGTGGTGTCTTACATTCTGATATTCGTCATCAACAAGCAGTCGTTTGGCTGGACCATCCAGGTATTTCACCCGGTGGCTTTCATGGCGGGGGCGACGTTGTTCTTCGGTGTGGTGGCGGCAGTGGCGGGATTGTACCCCGCCAGGATGGCGATGCGGCAGGACCCGCGTGAGTCCATCCGCGTCGAATGA
- a CDS encoding DUF481 domain-containing protein produces MLKGTIHSFKEGELTFSTDYAKKNKIPVEEIQTITTEEVVTVELKTGGILKGRLVTRQDGSMGIELVPMEEVVSLRWDEIKYINRTPRRWKGNVFLGGSIQTGNVEVTSISGGAEAERKWERDRLSLRAFHNYVEQDGEINSRNTFGAFKFDHFFTDRFYGLISTELLKDEFKNLNLRAVIGGGVGYKFWENDTKNLEFELGVTYFSEDLRVGEDERFTTARFASNLMYQFTDNLKFTNYLLVYPKIAQPAEYRLRNEASLNTRFTENWSFKLTHILDQNSRPSTGVKKTDQTFIFSIQYEFGN; encoded by the coding sequence GTGCTGAAAGGCACCATCCATTCGTTCAAGGAAGGGGAACTGACTTTCTCAACCGATTACGCGAAGAAAAACAAGATTCCGGTGGAGGAGATCCAGACCATCACCACCGAGGAAGTCGTTACCGTCGAACTGAAAACAGGGGGAATTCTAAAAGGCCGGCTGGTAACCAGGCAAGATGGCAGCATGGGGATCGAACTCGTTCCCATGGAGGAAGTGGTGTCCCTTCGCTGGGACGAGATCAAGTACATCAACAGGACTCCGCGAAGATGGAAAGGAAATGTTTTCCTCGGTGGATCGATTCAGACCGGCAACGTGGAGGTGACCAGCATCAGCGGCGGAGCTGAGGCCGAGCGGAAGTGGGAACGGGACCGCCTGTCGCTCCGCGCCTTCCACAACTACGTCGAACAGGACGGCGAGATCAACAGCAGGAACACCTTCGGTGCATTCAAGTTCGACCACTTTTTCACCGACCGGTTTTACGGACTGATCAGCACCGAACTTCTTAAGGACGAGTTCAAGAACCTCAACCTGCGCGCCGTCATCGGCGGCGGTGTGGGTTACAAATTCTGGGAAAACGACACCAAAAACCTGGAGTTCGAACTGGGCGTCACCTATTTCTCCGAAGATTTAAGAGTGGGTGAGGACGAGCGGTTCACCACGGCGCGTTTCGCTTCCAATCTGATGTACCAGTTTACGGACAATTTGAAATTCACCAACTACCTGCTCGTGTACCCGAAAATCGCCCAGCCCGCCGAATACCGTCTGCGCAACGAAGCGTCGTTGAACACCAGGTTCACCGAAAACTGGTCGTTCAAGCTGACCCACATCCTCGATCAGAACTCAAGGCCCTCGACCGGCGTCAAGAAA
- the hisF gene encoding imidazole glycerol phosphate synthase subunit HisF, whose translation MLAKRIIPCLDVKDGRVVKGVQFVNLRDAGDPVEIAAAYEKEGADELTFLDITASHEKRGIILDVVQRTAENVFMPLTVGGGVRTLDDIRNLLKAGADKVAINTAAVHNPEFVKQAAEKFGSQCIVVAIDAKQVNRNQPPNPPAVEWKHQHPTLFVMPEPPEPAWEVYTHGGRNPMGINAVLWARLMESYGAGEILLTSMDRDGTKTGYDLPLNRTVAEAITIPLVASGGAGTLEHLYAGIAEGKADAVLAASIFHFKELTIPESKRYLKQRGVPIRI comes from the coding sequence ATGCTGGCTAAACGCATCATCCCCTGCCTCGACGTCAAAGACGGGCGAGTGGTGAAAGGCGTGCAGTTCGTCAACCTGCGTGACGCAGGAGATCCTGTCGAGATCGCCGCCGCTTACGAAAAAGAAGGCGCGGACGAGTTGACATTTCTGGACATCACCGCCTCGCACGAAAAGCGCGGCATCATCCTGGACGTGGTTCAACGCACTGCGGAAAACGTATTCATGCCGCTCACCGTGGGCGGCGGCGTGCGGACGCTCGACGACATCCGCAACCTGCTGAAAGCGGGTGCGGACAAAGTCGCAATCAATACGGCCGCCGTGCACAACCCGGAGTTCGTCAAGCAGGCGGCGGAGAAATTCGGCAGCCAGTGCATCGTCGTCGCCATCGACGCCAAACAGGTGAACCGCAACCAGCCACCGAATCCGCCCGCAGTGGAATGGAAGCACCAGCACCCCACCCTGTTCGTCATGCCCGAACCACCCGAACCTGCGTGGGAGGTGTACACGCACGGAGGACGCAACCCCATGGGCATCAACGCCGTCTTGTGGGCGCGGCTCATGGAATCGTACGGAGCGGGCGAGATTCTGTTGACAAGCATGGACCGGGACGGCACCAAGACAGGATACGACCTGCCTCTCAACCGCACCGTAGCCGAAGCCATCACCATTCCGCTCGTCGCATCCGGCGGCGCCGGAACGCTGGAACATCTTTACGCGGGCATTGCGGAAGGCAAGGCGGATGCTGTTCTGGCTGCTTCCATCTTCCATTTCAAGGAGCTGACCATTCCCGAAAGCAAGCGGTACCTCAAGCAGCGCGGCGTCCCCATCCGCATTTGA
- a CDS encoding ABC transporter ATP-binding protein, with protein MPTAHPIITLDNVSRFYQAGSVRVTALSGIDMQLIQGDFVTIMGPSGGGKTTLLNLMGGLDRPDEGDIHINGHHVSEMNDRQLTELRRKEIGFVFQFFNLLPTLTVWENVELPLLLSGAPGRARKSIETLLDYVGLLSRRDSFPAEMSGGEMQRVAIARALVHQPSIVLADEPTGNLDSENGHKILDILKKASDDFATTVVVVTHNPTAAEYGNRHFRIQDGRLQTVNGDADG; from the coding sequence ATGCCCACAGCTCACCCCATCATCACTCTTGATAACGTTTCCCGGTTCTACCAGGCGGGATCGGTGCGCGTCACTGCGCTCTCCGGAATCGACATGCAGTTGATCCAGGGAGATTTCGTCACCATCATGGGGCCGAGCGGTGGAGGGAAGACAACCCTCCTCAACCTGATGGGCGGACTCGACCGGCCGGACGAGGGCGACATCCACATCAACGGGCATCATGTTTCCGAAATGAACGATCGCCAGCTCACGGAACTGCGGCGGAAAGAGATCGGGTTCGTGTTCCAGTTCTTCAACCTCCTTCCCACCTTGACCGTTTGGGAGAACGTGGAACTGCCTCTCTTGCTGAGCGGCGCACCCGGTCGCGCCCGGAAATCCATCGAAACCCTGTTGGATTACGTTGGTCTGCTTTCGCGCAGGGACTCGTTTCCAGCGGAAATGTCCGGAGGGGAGATGCAGCGGGTCGCCATCGCCCGCGCACTGGTGCACCAGCCGTCGATCGTGCTGGCGGACGAGCCCACCGGCAACCTCGATTCCGAAAACGGGCACAAGATCCTCGACATTCTCAAAAAAGCATCGGACGATTTTGCAACCACCGTCGTGGTGGTGACGCACAATCCCACCGCTGCCGAGTACGGCAACCGCCATTTCCGTATTCAGGACGGTCGTCTGCAAACCGTCAACGGCGACGCGGACGGGTGA
- a CDS encoding M48 family metallopeptidase, translating into MQATQKTRRCNRFTRKRIIEIMLKKWFAAIFVLCALIYGCVTTPVSENSALILIPFSQEVSLGKQAFGEILQKETLSTNARLQTVVERVGRRLVIETSMADLDWEFKLFASNQMNAFALPGGKVGVYEGILPVCSNEAGLAAVLGHEIAHAVARHGAQRMSQQLLITGALAASSVTLSDNKNRGMILGALGIGAQYGVTLPFSRGNESEADEIGVIYMAKAGYDPREAMRFWQRFSSMKGGGQPPEFLSTHPADERRVRDIEQLLPEAMRIYNAHPNKQGLGESFLYIMNEERLKNPGGMRKGQMGDDPRNPAR; encoded by the coding sequence ATGCAGGCAACTCAAAAAACCCGCCGTTGCAATCGCTTCACCCGCAAACGTATAATCGAAATCATGTTGAAAAAATGGTTTGCTGCAATTTTTGTGTTGTGCGCATTGATATACGGATGCGTCACCACCCCCGTTTCCGAAAATTCCGCGCTGATCCTCATTCCCTTCTCTCAGGAAGTGTCTCTGGGCAAGCAGGCGTTCGGTGAGATTCTGCAAAAGGAAACGCTTTCCACCAATGCGCGTCTGCAGACGGTGGTCGAGCGTGTCGGGCGGCGGCTCGTTATCGAAACGTCGATGGCGGACCTTGATTGGGAGTTTAAGTTGTTCGCCTCCAACCAGATGAACGCGTTCGCGCTTCCCGGCGGGAAGGTGGGCGTGTACGAAGGCATTCTTCCCGTGTGTTCGAACGAGGCGGGGCTGGCGGCGGTGCTGGGTCATGAAATCGCGCACGCGGTGGCGCGGCACGGCGCACAGCGCATGTCGCAACAACTGCTCATCACCGGGGCGCTGGCCGCGTCGTCGGTAACCCTGTCCGACAACAAGAACCGCGGCATGATCCTGGGTGCGCTGGGCATTGGCGCGCAGTACGGAGTGACGTTGCCGTTCAGCCGCGGCAACGAGTCGGAAGCCGACGAGATCGGCGTCATTTACATGGCGAAAGCCGGGTACGACCCGAGGGAGGCGATGCGGTTCTGGCAGAGGTTTTCCAGCATGAAGGGAGGCGGGCAACCGCCGGAGTTTTTATCGACACATCCCGCCGACGAGCGGCGCGTGCGCGACATCGAGCAACTCCTGCCCGAAGCCATGCGCATCTACAACGCGCACCCCAACAAGCAGGGACTGGGCGAATCCTTCCTTTATATTATGAACGAAGAGCGCTTGAAAAATCCGGGTGGGATGAGGAAGGGGCAAATGGGGGACGATCCCCGCAACCCGGCGCGATGA
- a CDS encoding ribonuclease HII, producing MGIPYDRTKRWGVMLDFEREAESNGYQFIAGVDEAGRGPLAGPVVAAAVILPAGLSIPGLDDSKKLTPSQRERLYSVILDVCRAQAIAVVDAATIDAINILQAARLAMKQAVEQVTPNTDLVLIDGNQPIDITVDQQTIIGGDGKSLSIAAASVLAKVHRDRLMDAYHAEYPHYGFDRHKGYGTRFHRDRIREWGPCPIHRQTFKGVKEHLHVSATADSLPSA from the coding sequence ATGGGAATACCCTATGATCGGACAAAACGCTGGGGGGTCATGCTCGATTTCGAACGGGAAGCGGAGTCTAACGGGTATCAGTTCATCGCCGGTGTGGATGAAGCCGGACGTGGACCGCTGGCCGGTCCCGTGGTCGCCGCGGCGGTGATCCTGCCTGCCGGCCTTTCGATACCCGGACTCGACGATTCGAAAAAACTGACCCCGTCGCAAAGGGAACGTTTGTATTCCGTGATTCTCGATGTGTGCCGCGCGCAAGCGATTGCCGTGGTTGATGCGGCAACGATCGACGCCATCAACATCCTGCAGGCGGCGCGTCTCGCCATGAAACAGGCGGTGGAACAGGTCACTCCGAATACAGACCTCGTGCTGATCGACGGCAACCAGCCGATCGACATCACGGTGGATCAGCAGACCATCATCGGCGGAGACGGCAAAAGTCTGTCGATTGCCGCCGCATCGGTGCTGGCCAAGGTGCACCGCGACCGTCTCATGGACGCCTATCACGCCGAGTACCCGCATTACGGGTTTGACCGGCACAAAGGTTACGGCACCCGGTTTCACCGCGACCGCATTCGCGAGTGGGGGCCCTGTCCCATTCACCGCCAAACCTTCAAGGGTGTGAAGGAACACCTGCACGTTTCCGCGACCGCAGACTCCCTTCCCAGCGCATGA
- a CDS encoding RNA methyltransferase, producing the protein MTNPTASNIHIALVHFPVYNKVGDIVTSSVTTLDVHDISRISRTYGIATFYVVTPLSTQQVLVERMMKHWLEGYGSTYNPTRKEALLVTRVKNVLDDAVTDIATRTGKRPKTVIPDAKSFPQSRDYPTIREELKNKDEQYLLVFGTGWGLEHGLVKRADFVLAPIEGLSGYNHLPVRAAVSVILDRLLAREA; encoded by the coding sequence GTGACCAACCCGACCGCCTCCAACATCCACATCGCGCTGGTGCATTTTCCGGTGTACAACAAGGTGGGCGACATCGTGACCTCGTCCGTCACCACCCTCGACGTGCACGACATCTCGCGCATCTCGCGCACCTACGGCATCGCCACCTTTTACGTGGTTACGCCGCTATCGACCCAGCAGGTGCTGGTGGAGCGCATGATGAAACACTGGCTGGAGGGCTACGGTTCCACTTACAACCCGACGCGCAAGGAGGCTCTCTTGGTTACGCGGGTCAAAAACGTGCTCGACGATGCCGTCACCGACATCGCCACCCGCACCGGCAAAAGGCCGAAGACGGTCATACCCGACGCCAAGTCATTTCCGCAGAGCCGGGATTACCCCACGATCCGCGAGGAATTGAAAAACAAGGACGAACAGTACCTTCTGGTGTTCGGCACCGGCTGGGGGCTGGAGCACGGGCTGGTAAAGCGGGCGGATTTCGTGCTGGCTCCCATCGAGGGCCTGAGCGGCTACAACCATCTGCCCGTCCGGGCCGCCGTCTCCGTCATCCTGGACCGGCTTCTGGCCCGGGAGGCCTGA
- the rfbC gene encoding dTDP-4-dehydrorhamnose 3,5-epimerase encodes MKFIPTELDGVLLIEPVVHEDSRGFFVETYVRSQFKRHGIDVEFVQDNHAKSTQGVLRGMHYQVRHGQAKLVRVVQGEVYDVAVDVRPDSPSYGLWVGRTLSADNRRQLFLPPGFAHGYCVLSKTAEVVYKCSEYYHPEDEGGLIWNDPEVGIDWPVQNPVLSEKDRRHPRLKDILSPEVKG; translated from the coding sequence ATGAAATTCATCCCCACCGAATTGGATGGCGTTTTGCTCATCGAACCCGTTGTGCACGAGGACTCGCGCGGGTTTTTCGTGGAAACCTACGTTCGTTCCCAATTCAAAAGACACGGCATCGACGTGGAGTTCGTTCAGGACAATCACGCGAAGTCGACCCAGGGCGTCCTGCGCGGTATGCATTACCAGGTTCGGCACGGTCAGGCCAAGCTGGTGCGTGTGGTGCAGGGTGAGGTGTACGACGTGGCGGTGGACGTGCGTCCGGATTCCCCTTCATATGGTCTCTGGGTGGGCCGCACCTTGTCCGCCGACAACAGGCGTCAGTTGTTCCTTCCCCCGGGATTCGCACACGGTTACTGTGTGCTCAGCAAAACGGCGGAGGTGGTTTACAAGTGTTCTGAGTATTACCATCCGGAAGACGAGGGAGGATTGATCTGGAACGACCCGGAAGTGGGCATCGACTGGCCGGTGCAGAACCCGGTGCTTTCGGAGAAAGACCGGCGTCACCCGCGACTGAAAGACATTCTGTCGCCGGAGGTGAAGGGATAG
- the hisA gene encoding 1-(5-phosphoribosyl)-5-[(5-phosphoribosylamino)methylideneamino]imidazole-4-carboxamide isomerase — MRVIPAVDIKGGRCVRLTQGKADQETVYSDDPADMAAHWDEQGAQLIHVVDLDGAFDGRPVNQDLIKNIIYSSTVDIQVGGGIRNLETIEAYVNAGVYRVILGTIAQQEPEFVAEACKRFPGKIMVGIDARDGMVAVKGWVEVSDQKATDLAKQMEPMGVAGFIFTDISRDGMMQGPNLDSIRAFAQATSLPVIASGGVSRVEDALNLVQLKDCGVDGMIIGKALYDKSIDYRDVLSQVQAHAG, encoded by the coding sequence GTGCGCGTCATACCGGCAGTTGACATCAAGGGGGGTCGGTGCGTCCGCCTCACCCAGGGCAAGGCGGACCAGGAAACCGTGTATTCCGACGATCCTGCGGACATGGCCGCCCACTGGGACGAACAGGGCGCCCAGTTGATCCACGTGGTCGATCTGGACGGTGCGTTCGACGGTCGCCCGGTGAACCAGGACCTCATCAAAAACATCATCTACAGCAGTACCGTGGACATCCAGGTCGGTGGCGGCATCCGCAATCTGGAAACCATCGAAGCTTACGTCAACGCCGGGGTGTACCGTGTGATCCTCGGCACCATCGCACAGCAGGAACCGGAGTTTGTCGCCGAAGCCTGCAAACGGTTTCCCGGCAAGATCATGGTCGGCATCGACGCCCGCGACGGAATGGTTGCCGTGAAAGGCTGGGTTGAGGTATCCGACCAGAAGGCCACCGACCTGGCGAAGCAGATGGAACCGATGGGCGTTGCCGGGTTCATCTTCACCGACATCAGCCGCGACGGCATGATGCAGGGTCCGAACCTGGACAGCATCCGCGCCTTTGCGCAGGCGACGTCACTACCCGTCATCGCTTCGGGCGGGGTGAGCCGAGTTGAGGACGCGCTCAACCTGGTTCAGTTGAAAGACTGCGGTGTCGATGGCATGATCATTGGCAAGGCGCTTTACGACAAGAGCATCGACTACCGCGACGTGCTTTCGCAGGTGCAGGCGCATGCTGGCTAA
- the recJ gene encoding single-stranded-DNA-specific exonuclease RecJ: protein MTLLSLLKKRWVFAEPEPDAVQHLADRLRISPLTATLLVNRAITDAEEGRVFLDADLEGTHDPYLMRDMDKAVKRILTAIENDEGITIFGDYDVDGVTSTALMHHFFHELGIRFDHYLPERMEEGYGVNENALDEIKARGNKLVITADCGITAVKQVAYARTIGLDVIVTDHHQVPEEGLPDAVAVLNPFQPDCTYPFKFLSGVGIVFKLAVAIRRALRNAGWSPDRLPNLKKHLDLFTLGTIADMAPLTGENHVLTHNGLEALRTTEKPGLVALKHVAGVDGKVDSFSIGFGLAPRLNAAGRLGRADSGLDLLVTHDQGEARRIAEQLDQINEQRKHTQHGVQEEAEYLIEREVDLEKERVLVLASENFHQGVIGIVASKLADKYYRPTFLIAIRDGMGKGSARSIPTFNLYKALSQCSEHLTQYGGHAYAAGLNIEAGRIDDFRRAINEVGAPYLTDDRMVSELKIDSTLDLRDIGMDAYKEMQKLGPFGQVNTLPVFCSRRIRIRDFREIGRDRTHVRFRATQGKTAVNVIGFRLAETFRYLDPDTLIDIAYELQLNTWNGREKVELKLLDVRPSDPTD, encoded by the coding sequence ATGACCCTACTTTCACTGCTGAAAAAAAGATGGGTGTTCGCCGAACCGGAACCGGACGCGGTGCAACACCTTGCGGACCGCCTTCGCATCTCGCCGCTCACCGCGACCCTCCTGGTCAACCGCGCCATCACCGATGCGGAAGAAGGCCGCGTGTTTCTCGATGCCGACCTGGAAGGCACGCACGACCCGTACCTCATGCGCGACATGGACAAGGCGGTGAAACGCATCCTCACTGCCATCGAGAACGACGAGGGCATCACCATCTTCGGCGATTACGATGTGGACGGCGTCACTTCCACCGCGCTCATGCATCATTTCTTTCACGAGCTCGGTATCCGTTTCGACCACTACCTGCCGGAACGCATGGAGGAAGGCTACGGCGTCAATGAAAACGCGCTTGACGAAATCAAGGCACGCGGCAACAAACTGGTGATCACTGCCGACTGCGGCATCACCGCCGTCAAACAGGTCGCCTACGCGCGGACCATCGGGCTGGACGTCATCGTCACCGACCACCACCAGGTTCCGGAGGAAGGACTGCCCGACGCGGTGGCGGTGCTCAATCCTTTTCAGCCAGACTGCACTTACCCGTTTAAATTTTTAAGCGGCGTTGGCATCGTATTCAAACTCGCCGTCGCCATTCGCCGTGCGCTTCGCAATGCCGGGTGGAGCCCCGACCGCCTGCCCAACCTGAAAAAACACCTCGACCTGTTCACGCTGGGCACCATCGCCGACATGGCGCCGCTCACCGGAGAGAACCACGTGCTGACGCACAACGGCCTGGAAGCCCTTCGCACCACGGAAAAACCAGGGCTCGTCGCACTGAAACACGTGGCCGGGGTGGACGGCAAAGTCGATTCCTTTTCCATCGGATTCGGCCTTGCGCCACGGCTGAACGCCGCAGGACGGCTGGGACGCGCCGATTCGGGTCTCGATCTTTTGGTCACCCACGACCAGGGGGAAGCGCGGCGCATCGCGGAACAGCTCGACCAGATCAACGAGCAACGCAAGCACACGCAACACGGCGTGCAGGAGGAAGCGGAATACCTGATCGAACGCGAGGTCGACCTCGAAAAGGAAAGGGTATTGGTGCTGGCATCCGAAAATTTCCACCAGGGCGTCATTGGCATCGTCGCTTCCAAACTGGCGGACAAGTATTACCGGCCGACGTTCCTGATTGCCATCCGCGACGGCATGGGCAAGGGCTCGGCCCGGAGTATTCCGACGTTCAACCTGTACAAGGCGCTTTCGCAATGCTCCGAACACCTCACGCAATACGGCGGACACGCGTACGCGGCGGGACTCAACATTGAAGCGGGGCGCATCGACGATTTCCGCCGCGCCATCAACGAAGTCGGAGCCCCCTACCTCACCGACGACCGCATGGTGTCCGAACTCAAGATTGACAGCACGCTGGACCTTCGGGACATTGGCATGGATGCATACAAGGAAATGCAGAAGCTGGGTCCGTTTGGCCAGGTGAACACCCTTCCGGTATTCTGTTCACGCAGAATCCGCATCCGCGACTTCCGCGAAATTGGCCGCGACCGCACACACGTTCGTTTCCGCGCCACGCAGGGCAAGACCGCGGTGAACGTCATCGGCTTCCGCCTGGCGGAAACGTTCCGGTACCTCGACCCCGACACGTTGATCGACATTGCCTACGAACTGCAACTGAACACGTGGAACGGGCGCGAGAAAGTGGAATTGAAACTGCTGGATGTGAGGCCTTCCGACCCGACGGACTGA